In a genomic window of Candidatus Thiothrix sulfatifontis:
- the fusA gene encoding elongation factor G, with amino-acid sequence MARSTPIEQYRNIGIMAHIDAGKTTATERILFYTGVSHKIGEVHDGAATMDWMEQERERGITITSAATTCFWSGMDKQFPLHRINIIDTPGHVDFTIEVERSLRVLDGAMFVLCAVGGVQPQSETVWRQANKYHVPRMAFVNKMDRSGANFLRVYEQLKSKLNANPVPLQLPIGAEEDFVGVVDLIRMKAIMWNDADKGVTYEAVDIPADMVASCQEWREKMVEAAAEADDVLMDKYLEEGDLSAEEIVAGLRKRTISLEIIPMTCGSAFKNKGVQAALDKIVELMPSPLDVPAIKGHLGDKAETEAERHASDDEPFAALAFKIATDPFVGTLTFFRVYSGVLTSQSAVYNPVKGKRERIGRLVQMHSNAREDIDEVRAGDIAAAVGLKDVTTGDTLCDMNRVITLEKMDFPEPVIAVAVEPKSKADQERMGIALSKLAQEDPSFRVRTDEETGQTIIAGMGELHLEIIVDRMLREFKVNCNVGAPQVAYRETIRKTVEVEGKFVRQSGGRGQYGHVWLRLEPLGEAEGYKFENALVGGVVPKEFVPAVDKGVQEQMGNGVLVGFPLVDMKVTLFDGSYHDVDSSEMAFKIAGSIALRQGVMDAAPALLEPVMKVEVTTPDEYMGDVIGDLNRRRGVIQGMDEESGSLVVRAEVPLGEMFGYATDLRSATQGRAAYSMEFVRYADAPAAVTQAVIRKVKGE; translated from the coding sequence GTGGCACGTAGCACCCCCATTGAGCAGTACCGTAATATCGGCATCATGGCACACATTGATGCGGGCAAAACCACTGCCACCGAGCGCATCTTGTTTTACACGGGTGTGTCTCATAAGATCGGGGAAGTGCATGATGGCGCTGCGACCATGGACTGGATGGAGCAGGAGCGTGAGCGTGGTATAACCATTACCTCCGCTGCTACCACTTGTTTTTGGTCGGGTATGGATAAACAGTTTCCGCTGCACCGTATCAATATTATCGACACGCCGGGGCACGTTGACTTCACCATTGAAGTGGAGCGTTCTTTGCGGGTGTTGGATGGCGCAATGTTTGTGTTGTGTGCCGTCGGCGGTGTGCAGCCGCAGTCGGAAACGGTGTGGCGGCAGGCGAATAAGTATCATGTGCCGCGCATGGCTTTCGTCAATAAAATGGATCGTTCTGGTGCAAATTTCCTGCGTGTTTACGAGCAGTTGAAGAGTAAGCTGAACGCTAATCCTGTGCCGTTACAACTGCCGATTGGGGCAGAAGAAGATTTCGTCGGTGTGGTTGACTTGATTCGCATGAAGGCGATCATGTGGAATGACGCCGATAAAGGTGTTACCTACGAAGCTGTTGATATTCCGGCGGATATGGTGGCGTCTTGTCAGGAATGGCGCGAGAAAATGGTAGAGGCTGCTGCCGAAGCCGATGATGTATTGATGGACAAATACCTCGAAGAAGGGGATTTGTCTGCTGAAGAGATTGTTGCTGGTTTGCGCAAGCGTACCATTAGCCTTGAAATTATCCCGATGACCTGTGGTTCGGCCTTTAAGAATAAGGGCGTGCAAGCAGCACTCGACAAGATTGTTGAGTTGATGCCTTCACCGTTGGATGTGCCTGCGATTAAGGGGCATCTGGGCGATAAAGCAGAAACTGAAGCGGAGCGTCATGCGAGTGATGATGAGCCGTTTGCTGCATTAGCTTTCAAGATTGCGACTGACCCCTTTGTGGGGACATTGACGTTTTTCCGGGTATATTCTGGCGTGTTGACATCACAAAGTGCTGTCTACAATCCTGTAAAAGGTAAGCGCGAGCGCATTGGGCGTTTGGTGCAAATGCACTCGAATGCACGTGAAGACATTGATGAAGTACGTGCCGGTGATATTGCGGCGGCTGTCGGTTTGAAGGACGTGACAACGGGCGATACGCTGTGCGACATGAATCGCGTCATCACCTTGGAAAAGATGGATTTCCCTGAGCCGGTTATCGCAGTTGCGGTGGAGCCAAAGTCCAAGGCTGACCAAGAACGCATGGGCATTGCGCTGAGTAAACTCGCGCAAGAAGACCCCTCGTTCCGGGTGCGTACTGATGAGGAAACCGGGCAGACTATTATCGCCGGTATGGGCGAGTTGCACTTGGAAATCATCGTGGATCGGATGCTGCGTGAGTTTAAAGTCAACTGCAACGTGGGCGCACCACAAGTGGCTTACCGTGAAACCATCCGTAAAACGGTCGAGGTTGAAGGTAAGTTTGTACGTCAGTCCGGTGGGCGCGGGCAGTATGGTCACGTTTGGCTGCGTCTTGAGCCGCTCGGTGAAGCAGAAGGCTACAAATTTGAAAATGCCTTGGTGGGTGGTGTAGTGCCGAAAGAATTCGTGCCAGCCGTCGACAAAGGTGTGCAAGAACAAATGGGTAACGGCGTATTGGTCGGTTTCCCGCTGGTCGACATGAAAGTTACCTTGTTTGACGGGTCTTATCATGATGTCGATTCCAGTGAAATGGCATTTAAAATTGCAGGCTCTATAGCACTTCGTCAGGGAGTCATGGATGCGGCACCGGCTCTGTTAGAGCCAGTGATGAAGGTTGAAGTGACTACGCCTGATGAGTATATGGGCGATGTTATCGGTGATCTGAACCGCCGTCGTGGTGTCATTCAAGGCATGGATGAAGAAAGCGGCAGTTTGGTGGTGCGAGCAGAAGTGCCGCTGGGTGAAATGTTTGGTTATGCAACTGACCTGCGTTCTGCTACCCAAGGTCGCGCTGCTTACAGCATGGAGTTTGTGCGCTATGCAGATGCGCCTGCTGCCGTGACGCAAGCGGTGATAAGAAAAGTAAAAGGTGAGTAA
- the rpsJ gene encoding 30S ribosomal protein S10, with protein sequence MSDQRIRIRLKAFDHRLIDRSATEIVETAKRTGARVKGPIPLPTRIERYTILVSPHVDKDARDQYEIRTYKRLMDIIDPTDKTVDALMKLDLAAGVDVQIKLN encoded by the coding sequence ATGTCTGATCAAAGAATCCGTATTCGCCTGAAAGCATTCGATCATCGCTTAATTGATCGTTCTGCGACTGAGATCGTTGAAACAGCTAAGCGGACGGGTGCGCGTGTCAAAGGGCCAATTCCTTTGCCTACACGTATCGAGCGTTACACCATTCTGGTTTCCCCGCACGTTGATAAAGACGCGCGTGACCAGTATGAGATCCGTACTTACAAGCGTCTGATGGATATTATTGATCCGACTGACAAGACTGTTGATGCTCTGATGAAGCTGGATTTGGCTGCGGGCGTTGATGTACAAATCAAGCTTAACTGA
- the rplC gene encoding 50S ribosomal protein L3, translating to MAIGLLGRKVGMTRIYGEDGGSTPVTVLEIAANRVSQVKTVETDGYNAIQLSTGEKKSSRVSKSEAGHFAKASVPAGTNVRESRIDDASGYELGAELAVSMFEAGQMVDVTGVSKGKGFAGVLKRHHFAGQDRTHGNSLSHRVPGSIGQNQTPGRVFPGKKMAGHMGAVQRTAQNLQVVRVDAERNLLLVKGAVPGATNGDVVVKLSVKA from the coding sequence ATGGCTATCGGTCTGCTGGGTCGCAAAGTAGGTATGACCCGGATATACGGTGAAGATGGAGGTTCAACCCCCGTCACTGTGCTTGAGATTGCGGCAAACCGCGTGTCACAAGTCAAGACGGTAGAAACAGATGGTTACAATGCCATCCAGTTATCTACAGGTGAGAAAAAATCTTCCCGCGTTTCCAAATCGGAAGCTGGTCATTTTGCCAAGGCGAGCGTGCCTGCTGGTACCAATGTTCGTGAGTCGCGCATTGATGATGCGTCAGGCTACGAACTGGGTGCTGAGTTGGCAGTCAGCATGTTTGAAGCAGGTCAAATGGTTGATGTGACTGGCGTTAGCAAGGGTAAAGGCTTTGCTGGTGTTTTGAAGCGTCACCATTTTGCTGGTCAAGACCGCACGCATGGTAACTCTTTGTCGCACCGAGTTCCGGGTTCCATTGGTCAGAACCAAACGCCAGGCCGGGTATTCCCAGGCAAAAAAATGGCTGGTCATATGGGTGCTGTACAGCGTACTGCCCAGAATCTGCAAGTGGTACGTGTAGACGCTGAGCGCAATCTGTTGTTGGTTAAGGGTGCTGTTCCAGGCGCTACTAACGGCGATGTGGTTGTCAAGCTGTCGGTCAAGGCATAA
- the rplD gene encoding 50S ribosomal protein L4 — protein MELQIANGGSVAVSDEIFAREFNEGLVHQAVVAYMAAGRAGTKAQKTRSDVSGGGCKPFKQKGTGRARAGSIRSPLWRTGGKSFAARPRDFTQKLNKKMYRAAMRAIFSELVRQERFVVVDSFNIEEPKTKLMLAKLKEYGSNDVLLVSDVDDVNVLLSARNIPHCEVATVAGLNPVSLVGHQKVVVTTGAVSKIQEWLA, from the coding sequence ATGGAATTACAGATTGCAAATGGTGGCTCGGTCGCAGTAAGCGACGAGATTTTTGCACGCGAATTTAACGAAGGTTTGGTGCATCAGGCGGTTGTTGCTTATATGGCAGCGGGTCGTGCTGGTACTAAAGCGCAGAAAACCCGTTCAGATGTGAGCGGTGGTGGCTGCAAGCCTTTTAAACAGAAAGGTACTGGTCGTGCGCGTGCGGGTAGTATTCGTAGCCCGTTGTGGCGCACAGGTGGTAAGTCTTTTGCAGCGCGTCCGCGTGATTTTACGCAGAAGCTGAATAAAAAAATGTACCGTGCAGCCATGCGTGCCATCTTCTCTGAGCTAGTGCGTCAGGAGCGTTTCGTGGTGGTAGATTCATTCAACATTGAAGAGCCTAAAACCAAGTTAATGCTGGCAAAGCTGAAAGAGTATGGTTCCAACGACGTGTTGCTGGTGTCTGATGTGGATGATGTTAATGTGTTGCTTTCTGCTCGTAACATTCCTCACTGTGAAGTGGCGACTGTTGCTGGTTTGAATCCAGTTAGCTTGGTAGGCCACCAAAAAGTTGTGGTGACTACTGGCGCAGTAAGCAAAATTCAGGAGTGGCTGGCATGA
- the rplW gene encoding 50S ribosomal protein L23, giving the protein MSMERLYHVLVAPRVTEKTVRATEKANQYVFKVAKTATKQEIKDAVETLFEVKVDQVRTINVKGKQKNFGRRAGHRSDWKKAYVSLSEGFSLDAAVE; this is encoded by the coding sequence ATGAGTATGGAACGTCTCTATCATGTTTTGGTTGCGCCACGGGTAACGGAAAAAACTGTCCGTGCTACTGAAAAAGCAAACCAGTACGTGTTTAAGGTTGCCAAAACAGCAACTAAACAAGAAATTAAGGATGCTGTCGAGACTTTATTTGAAGTCAAAGTTGATCAGGTTCGTACCATCAATGTAAAAGGCAAGCAAAAGAATTTTGGACGTCGCGCCGGTCATCGTAGCGATTGGAAAAAGGCTTATGTGAGCCTGTCCGAAGGTTTTTCTTTGGATGCGGCAGTAGAATAA
- the rplB gene encoding 50S ribosomal protein L2, whose translation MAVVKAKPTSPGRRFQVKVVNKELHKGEPCKSLLENKRKSGGRNNTGRITVRHVGGGHRQHYRLVDFKRRKDDIPARVERLEYDPNRSANIALLLYADGERRYIIAPKGLSADAEVVSGVHAPIAVGNCLPMRNIPVGSVIHCIEMKVGKGAQLARSAGASAQLVAREGAYATIRLRSGEMRKVPIDCRATIGEVGNSEHALIKLGKAGAKRWRGVRPTVRGVVMNPVDHPHGGGEGRTSGGRHPVTPWGVPTKGYKTRSNKRTDNMIVRRRNKK comes from the coding sequence ATGGCAGTCGTTAAGGCAAAACCAACCTCCCCAGGGCGTCGCTTCCAGGTTAAGGTTGTTAATAAAGAATTACACAAGGGCGAACCTTGTAAGAGCTTGTTGGAAAATAAGCGTAAAAGTGGCGGTCGTAACAACACTGGTCGCATTACTGTTCGTCATGTGGGTGGTGGTCATCGTCAACACTACCGTCTCGTTGATTTTAAGCGTCGTAAAGATGATATTCCAGCGCGTGTTGAGCGTTTGGAGTATGACCCTAACCGTAGCGCCAATATTGCATTGTTGTTGTACGCTGATGGTGAGCGCCGTTACATTATTGCTCCGAAAGGCTTGAGTGCTGATGCAGAAGTTGTTTCTGGTGTTCATGCGCCGATTGCTGTCGGTAACTGCCTGCCAATGCGGAATATTCCGGTCGGTAGTGTGATCCACTGCATTGAAATGAAAGTAGGCAAGGGTGCGCAATTAGCGCGTAGTGCTGGTGCTTCTGCTCAATTGGTGGCGCGTGAAGGTGCTTATGCCACCATTCGTTTGCGTTCAGGTGAAATGCGTAAAGTTCCGATTGACTGCCGCGCAACCATTGGTGAAGTCGGTAATTCCGAACATGCCTTGATTAAGCTGGGTAAAGCGGGTGCAAAGCGCTGGCGCGGTGTCCGTCCTACCGTTCGTGGTGTGGTTATGAACCCAGTAGACCATCCACACGGTGGTGGTGAGGGTCGTACCTCTGGTGGTCGTCACCCTGTTACTCCTTGGGGTGTTCCAACCAAGGGTTACAAGACTCGTAGCAACAAACGTACTGACAATATGATTGTCCGTCGCCGGAACAAGAAGTAA
- the rpsS gene encoding 30S ribosomal protein S19 codes for MPRSLKKGPFVDHHLMKKIETAKAANDRRPIKTWSRRSMILPEFIGLTVAVHNGKQHIPVLVNENMVGHKLGEFALTRSYRGHVADKKSK; via the coding sequence GTGCCACGTTCACTCAAAAAAGGCCCTTTCGTTGACCATCACCTGATGAAGAAGATTGAAACTGCTAAAGCGGCTAACGATCGTCGTCCAATCAAAACATGGTCGCGCCGCTCCATGATCCTGCCCGAATTCATCGGCTTGACTGTGGCAGTACATAATGGCAAGCAGCATATTCCGGTGCTGGTTAATGAAAATATGGTAGGCCATAAGTTGGGTGAGTTTGCACTGACCCGCTCTTATCGTGGTCACGTTGCCGACAAAAAGTCGAAGTAA
- the rplV gene encoding 50S ribosomal protein L22, producing MEVAAKLRFARISPQKCRLVADQIRGLPVDKALNILAFSPKKGAAMLKKVLESAIANAEHNDGADVDELCIKSVFVDQGPTMKRIMPRAKGRANRILKRTSHITVAVGEK from the coding sequence ATGGAAGTTGCTGCAAAATTGCGTTTCGCACGCATTTCACCTCAGAAGTGCCGACTGGTCGCTGATCAGATTCGTGGGCTGCCGGTGGATAAGGCACTGAATATTCTGGCGTTTAGCCCGAAAAAAGGTGCGGCGATGTTGAAGAAAGTTCTGGAGTCTGCGATTGCTAACGCTGAACACAATGACGGTGCTGATGTGGACGAATTGTGCATTAAGAGTGTATTCGTTGATCAAGGTCCAACCATGAAGCGTATCATGCCGCGTGCTAAAGGTCGTGCTAACCGCATCCTTAAGCGTACCAGTCACATTACCGTCGCTGTAGGCGAGAAGTAA
- the rpsC gene encoding 30S ribosomal protein S3 yields MGQKVNPTGIRLGIATDWRSKWYAEGKDYADFLFKDLEVRTFLKKRLKEASVSRIQIERPAKSAFITIHTARPGVVIGKKGEDIEKLRAETAAKLGLHINNVKLNIEEIRKPELDSQLVAESIASQLERRIMFRRAAKRAVANAMRLGALGIKVCVAGRLNGAEIARTEFFREGRVPLHTLRADIDYATAEALTTYGIIGVKVWIYKGEVFDLEQKQQSSQNQGQQNQGQGRKKK; encoded by the coding sequence ATGGGTCAGAAAGTAAATCCAACCGGCATTCGTCTTGGTATCGCCACCGACTGGCGCTCTAAGTGGTACGCTGAAGGCAAGGACTATGCCGACTTCCTGTTTAAAGATTTGGAAGTGCGCACATTCTTGAAGAAAAGACTGAAAGAAGCTTCAGTTAGCCGTATTCAAATTGAGCGTCCCGCAAAGTCTGCTTTTATCACCATTCACACCGCGCGTCCGGGTGTTGTTATTGGTAAGAAAGGCGAAGATATTGAGAAGCTGCGTGCAGAAACAGCCGCTAAGCTGGGCTTGCACATCAACAATGTGAAGCTGAATATCGAAGAAATTCGTAAGCCTGAATTGGACTCCCAATTGGTGGCAGAGAGCATTGCCAGCCAGCTTGAACGTCGTATCATGTTCCGTCGTGCTGCTAAGCGTGCAGTGGCGAACGCGATGCGTCTGGGTGCGTTGGGTATCAAAGTTTGTGTGGCAGGCCGTTTGAACGGTGCGGAAATTGCGCGGACTGAGTTTTTCCGCGAAGGTCGTGTACCATTGCATACCCTGCGCGCTGACATTGACTACGCAACTGCCGAAGCGCTAACCACCTATGGAATCATCGGTGTCAAGGTTTGGATCTACAAGGGCGAAGTCTTCGACCTGGAACAGAAACAGCAATCTAGCCAAAACCAAGGTCAACAAAACCAAGGTCAAGGCAGAAAGAAGAAGTGA
- the rplP gene encoding 50S ribosomal protein L16, producing MLQPKRTKFRKQMKGRNRGLALAGSKVSFGDFGLKTVERGRLTARQIESARRAINRYVRRGGKIWIRVFPDKPISKKPLEVRQGKGKGNVEYWVALVQPGKVLYEIEGVAEEIAREAFRLASAKLPVKTTFVSRQVM from the coding sequence ATGTTACAACCCAAGAGAACCAAATTCCGCAAACAGATGAAAGGCCGCAACCGTGGTCTAGCATTAGCGGGCAGCAAAGTTAGCTTCGGCGACTTCGGGCTGAAAACGGTAGAGCGCGGTCGCTTGACAGCGCGTCAAATTGAATCGGCACGTCGTGCCATCAATCGTTATGTCCGTCGTGGCGGTAAAATCTGGATTCGCGTGTTCCCGGACAAGCCAATCAGCAAAAAACCGTTGGAAGTTCGTCAAGGTAAAGGTAAAGGGAACGTTGAATACTGGGTGGCACTGGTTCAGCCCGGCAAGGTTCTCTACGAAATTGAAGGTGTGGCAGAAGAAATTGCACGTGAGGCTTTCCGTCTTGCTTCTGCAAAACTGCCGGTTAAGACTACATTTGTTTCCCGTCAGGTGATGTGA
- the rpmC gene encoding 50S ribosomal protein L29 yields the protein MNAAELKQKSATELKTELVENLKEQFKLRMQKAAGQLSRPSEVKRVRRQIARIKTVLAQKQVAGE from the coding sequence ATGAACGCAGCAGAACTTAAGCAAAAATCAGCTACTGAGCTCAAAACTGAGCTGGTAGAAAACCTGAAGGAGCAGTTTAAGCTGCGTATGCAAAAAGCCGCTGGCCAGTTATCACGTCCTTCCGAAGTGAAGCGTGTGCGTCGTCAGATTGCCCGTATCAAGACAGTGCTTGCACAAAAGCAAGTGGCAGGTGAATAA
- the rpsQ gene encoding 30S ribosomal protein S17, whose product MTVSEEAKVERSLMGRVVSNKMDKSIVVLMERQVKHPMYGKFIKRSKKYHVHDENNECREGDTVMFKECRPLSKTKHWTLIKVVERAPGQA is encoded by the coding sequence ATGACTGTTAGCGAAGAAGCAAAAGTTGAACGCAGCCTGATGGGTCGTGTAGTCAGTAACAAGATGGACAAGTCAATCGTGGTGCTGATGGAACGTCAAGTAAAGCACCCAATGTACGGTAAGTTCATTAAGCGTTCTAAAAAATACCATGTTCACGACGAAAACAATGAATGTCGTGAAGGTGATACCGTAATGTTCAAGGAATGCCGTCCTTTGTCTAAAACAAAGCACTGGACCTTGATCAAAGTTGTTGAACGCGCCCCAGGCCAAGCATAA
- the rplN gene encoding 50S ribosomal protein L14 → MIQMQSILQVADNSGAKRVMCIKVLGGSHRRYAGIGDIIKVSIKDAIPRGKVKKGDVYNAVIVRTAHGVRRNDGSKIRFDGNAAVLLNNKLDPIGTRIFGPVTRELRGEKFMKIISLAPEVL, encoded by the coding sequence ATGATCCAGATGCAATCCATTCTGCAAGTTGCAGATAACAGTGGTGCCAAACGAGTTATGTGCATCAAAGTTCTGGGCGGTTCTCATCGTCGTTATGCAGGCATTGGTGACATCATCAAAGTCAGCATTAAAGATGCGATTCCGCGCGGTAAAGTTAAGAAGGGCGACGTTTACAACGCTGTCATCGTGCGTACTGCTCACGGTGTGCGTCGTAATGACGGCTCTAAGATTCGTTTTGATGGTAACGCCGCTGTCTTGCTGAATAATAAGCTTGACCCCATCGGCACACGTATTTTTGGGCCTGTCACTCGCGAATTGCGTGGTGAAAAGTTCATGAAGATTATTTCTCTGGCACCTGAAGTGCTGTAA
- the rplX gene encoding 50S ribosomal protein L24: protein MRKIRSNDEVVVITGKDKGRRGKIMQVLVDEGKVLVQGINRVKKHVKPNPNAGVQGGIIEKEMPMDTSNVMLVNPATGKGDRVGFKLLDDGKKIRVFKSNGERVDA from the coding sequence ATGCGTAAAATTCGCAGCAATGACGAAGTAGTTGTCATCACCGGCAAAGATAAAGGCCGTCGCGGCAAGATCATGCAGGTGTTGGTAGACGAAGGTAAGGTTTTGGTTCAAGGCATTAACCGTGTTAAAAAACACGTTAAGCCTAACCCAAATGCAGGTGTTCAAGGTGGCATTATCGAAAAAGAAATGCCGATGGATACTTCAAATGTGATGCTGGTCAATCCTGCCACTGGCAAGGGTGACCGCGTTGGATTCAAGCTCCTGGACGATGGTAAGAAAATCCGTGTCTTTAAGTCCAATGGTGAGCGCGTAGACGCTTAA
- the rplE gene encoding 50S ribosomal protein L5 produces the protein MSRLQQYYRDTVIKELMDKFGYSNVMEVPKLVKVSLNMGLGEAVGDKKIIEHATGDMSKIAGQKPVVTLSRKSVAGFKIRDGWPIGCMVTLRGEKMYEFIDRLVNISIPRIRDFRGLNARAFDGRGNYNMGIKEQIIFPEIEYDKIDVLRGMNITIATTAKNNEEGKALLEAFKFPFRQQ, from the coding sequence ATGTCGAGACTGCAACAGTATTACCGCGATACTGTCATCAAGGAATTGATGGACAAGTTCGGGTACAGCAATGTGATGGAAGTGCCGAAGCTAGTGAAAGTCAGCCTGAACATGGGTTTGGGTGAAGCTGTCGGTGATAAGAAGATTATTGAACATGCAACAGGTGATATGTCTAAGATCGCAGGTCAAAAACCTGTGGTGACACTGAGCCGTAAATCAGTGGCGGGTTTCAAAATTCGTGACGGTTGGCCGATTGGCTGCATGGTAACGCTTCGTGGCGAGAAAATGTACGAGTTCATTGACCGTCTCGTTAATATTTCCATCCCCCGTATCCGTGACTTTCGTGGTCTCAATGCTCGTGCCTTTGATGGTCGTGGTAACTACAATATGGGCATCAAAGAACAGATCATCTTCCCAGAGATCGAGTACGATAAAATTGATGTCCTGCGTGGTATGAACATTACGATTGCGACCACCGCAAAAAATAACGAAGAAGGGAAAGCGCTGCTCGAAGCATTCAAATTCCCTTTCCGTCAGCAGTAA
- the rpsN gene encoding 30S ribosomal protein S14, producing the protein MAKKSMIARETRRTAAVAKFAAKRDELKAIISSPDSSFEAVMEANEKLQKLPRDSSPVRQMTRCRLTGRPHAVYRKFGLCRNKLREAAMRGDVPGLTKASW; encoded by the coding sequence ATGGCTAAGAAATCCATGATCGCTCGTGAAACACGCCGTACTGCTGCTGTCGCAAAATTCGCAGCTAAGCGTGATGAACTGAAAGCTATCATTAGCAGCCCCGACAGCTCGTTTGAAGCTGTGATGGAAGCTAACGAAAAGCTGCAAAAGTTACCACGTGATAGCAGCCCGGTTCGTCAAATGACCCGTTGCCGTCTGACTGGTCGTCCACATGCTGTTTACCGCAAATTCGGTCTGTGCCGTAATAAATTGCGCGAAGCTGCCATGCGTGGCGATGTGCCTGGTTTGACCAAAGCAAGTTGGTAA
- the rpsH gene encoding 30S ribosomal protein S8, protein MSMSDPIADMLTRIRNGQMATKASVKFPSSKQKTAILEVLQSEGYVAEFATDAVDGKPVTTVKLKYFQGKPVITKVKRISRPGLRIFRGADELPTVMGGYGVSIVSTSKGVMSGRVAKASGQGGEVICTVE, encoded by the coding sequence ATGAGTATGAGTGATCCTATCGCCGACATGCTGACCCGCATTCGTAACGGTCAAATGGCAACCAAGGCGAGCGTTAAATTTCCGTCTTCTAAACAGAAAACGGCGATTCTAGAAGTATTACAAAGCGAAGGTTATGTTGCTGAATTTGCAACAGATGCTGTCGATGGTAAGCCTGTTACAACGGTTAAACTGAAGTATTTTCAGGGTAAGCCGGTTATCACCAAGGTGAAACGTATCAGCCGCCCCGGTCTGCGTATCTTCCGTGGTGCAGATGAGCTGCCAACAGTTATGGGTGGTTACGGTGTTTCTATCGTTTCCACATCCAAAGGTGTCATGAGTGGTCGCGTCGCCAAGGCTTCTGGCCAGGGTGGCGAAGTCATTTGCACGGTTGAATAA
- the rplF gene encoding 50S ribosomal protein L6, which translates to MSRIAKKALTVPKGVEVSISGQSLKVKGGKGSFDFAVHDAVEVSQEDNVLKFKAKRDGDSAGWALAGTTRALANNMVIGVSQGFEKKLQLVGVGYRAQAQGNKLNLSLGFSHPVVHDMPEGITVETPSQTEILIRGSDKQKVGQVAAEVRAYRPPEPYKGKGVKYSDEVILRKETKKKK; encoded by the coding sequence ATGTCTAGAATTGCAAAGAAAGCGCTGACTGTGCCGAAAGGCGTAGAAGTTAGCATCAGCGGGCAAAGCCTGAAAGTCAAAGGCGGCAAAGGCTCTTTTGATTTCGCAGTGCACGATGCTGTAGAAGTTTCACAAGAAGACAATGTACTGAAGTTTAAAGCTAAGCGTGACGGCGATTCTGCTGGTTGGGCATTAGCGGGTACTACACGCGCATTGGCAAACAACATGGTGATTGGCGTTAGCCAAGGCTTTGAGAAAAAATTGCAGTTGGTTGGGGTCGGTTATCGTGCTCAAGCTCAAGGCAATAAATTAAATCTCAGCTTGGGTTTTTCCCACCCTGTGGTACACGATATGCCAGAAGGCATTACGGTCGAAACCCCTAGTCAGACAGAAATTCTGATCCGTGGTAGCGATAAGCAGAAAGTTGGTCAAGTTGCGGCAGAAGTTCGTGCATACCGTCCACCAGAGCCTTACAAAGGTAAAGGTGTGAAGTATTCAGACGAAGTTATTCTGCGCAAAGAGACCAAGAAGAAGAAGTAA
- the rplR gene encoding 50S ribosomal protein L18, whose translation MDKKTSRIRRGKRSRMKMRELRVNRLSIHRTSLHIYAQVVTSDGSQVLASASTLDKDLKAGLDYSGNVAAAIAVGKLVAERALAKGIDAVAFDRSGFKYHGRIKALADSAREAGLKF comes from the coding sequence ATGGACAAGAAAACATCCCGCATCCGTCGTGGTAAGCGTAGCCGCATGAAAATGCGTGAGTTGCGTGTTAACCGTCTGAGTATTCACCGTACTTCTCTGCATATCTATGCACAAGTGGTGACTTCTGATGGTTCTCAAGTACTGGCTTCAGCTTCCACGCTGGATAAAGACCTGAAAGCAGGTCTGGACTACTCAGGCAACGTTGCTGCTGCTATCGCAGTGGGCAAGTTGGTTGCTGAGCGTGCATTGGCAAAAGGTATTGACGCGGTTGCTTTTGATCGCTCTGGTTTTAAATATCATGGTCGCATCAAGGCGCTGGCAGATAGCGCTCGTGAAGCCGGTCTGAAATTCTAA